From Vanrija pseudolonga chromosome 1, complete sequence, a single genomic window includes:
- the SHL2_0 gene encoding putative RNA-dependent RNA polymerase SHL2, translated as MPVYRLPPKPTLGPPSDEPQAHYLDRTHLAYQYRRGEGLDDDTDLSQSFPVHTYALGSTRSESGALKFMKGFGLPTDTANSRLNFNMDKMWIYVYAIPTKSVTTPPVFIPLEVEIPFEDIVTSGVSVIRAPRKDDDQSLVTLTVTTRRPARFYLPINNRIARRATERDFVFSLGPQESIPGRSVPEMKAKGYIIHEGHAGPIEAVAEDPLTVQVNAWLTWQFEFMLGPRERQEFRQKIIDLGIVGREEGMDWLAHAGEKKIKVVPPENMAHVNPNAVLQGMDFRLRYLVEGLVTHGIVVQTEIPQLVHALDKMCDSAKLKERVVTALFNEERIRDIKGIITVRARQLRKRRLKVDSHLVEVYKCRVTPTRICLSPPELDTSNDALRKHNANSDRFLRVHFADEDDRIQINLAVLEADTEKPYTGPIAPLASGIVIAGRHYVFLVYGASSAREHTCWFVAEDESKNFTAEAIRARLGFDQITHKIVAKHAAYMGLPFSATRPVSIVLDIRLKIPDVKERATGVLYTDGVGRCGYKVARQAAREFGILTGVDAQPSAIQFHCGGIKGVLCVCPPEMCRPSDVVFRPSQIKFDSHSSKQKYGLSVVQIAQFRRAFLDRQFTLLLSHLGVDDKVFRNLYNEAIEATRGLLTRFVEGRPTEHDLQAAVGLCAVRIKELGAAGFNRNPFLIDVCKVLETRLLSDVKWKARIELKKGVYLMGVADEFGVLEEGEVFCQYENPADPTEGPVVVKGPCAIMRAPAHNPGDIQVVNAVDHEKLRDLKNVIVFAVRGKPLPHMLSGGDLDGDDYSLIWDPRLLPKLQEEPAAYDAVKPFTVNKVTIEHIKSFFIDFLKNDILGQVSSAHLAHADRVGPHTEVCRTLANQASIAVDFPETGMPAKMEPQWQPRRWPHFMGKELQGSSKNNYVSRRILGQLFDLVSPDPSFQQVDIGQLSDEDIADERIARYEVPPSVLDDAYQLKQWVIGLMKRYRITEAETVGGIVLLNPRRRGHREDDLRDPVEQNYRALANNVLDVADKFLSKRRFKAAVTARQVYAIAAYQITYVKPVIKAVEERLGVKNPLAEMLDATSLSSGTSVAPTPATVTPAESVKGDNASVIGDAAPIIPLRPVLVPAPMISFPWVFWEALCDLPTVKQGNGPPT; from the exons CCCCAAGCCCACCCTCGGGCCCCCATCCGACGAGCCGCAGGCGCACTATCTCGACCGCACGCACCTGGCGTACCAGTACCGCAGA GGCGaaggcctcgacgacgatacCGACCTGAGCCAGTCGTTCCCGGTCCACACCTATGCCCTCGGCTCTACGCGCTCCGAGTCTGGCGCGCTCAAATTTATGAAG ggCTTCGGACTCCCGACCGACACGGCGAACTCGCGCCTCAACTTCAACATGGACAAGATGTGGATCTACGTGTACGCCATCCCGACCAAGTCCGTCACTACACCGCCAGTCTTCATcccgctcgaggtcgagattCCCTTCGAG gATATTGTGACGAGCGGTGTCAGCGTCATCCGTGCGCCGCGAAAAGACGACGATCAATCCCTCGTCACCTTGACCGTCACCACtcggcgcccagcgcgcTTTTACCTGCCGATCAATAATCGgatcgcgcggcgcgccacaGAACGCGACTTTGTCTTCAGCCTCGGGCCGCAAGAGTCTATCCCA GGGCGCTCCGTACCGGAGATGAAAGCGAAGG GATACATCATCCACGAGGGGCACGCGGGCCCAATCGAAGCCGTCGCGGAGGACCCGCTCACGGTGCAGGTGAACGCATGGCTCACGTGGCAGTTCGAGTTCATGCTCGGCCCGCGCGAGCGGCAGGAGTTTCGCCAGAAGATCATCGACCTCGGTatcgtcggccgcgaggagggcatggactggctcgcgcacgccggcgagaaGAAGATCAAGGTCGTGCCGCCGGAGAACATGGCCCACGTCAATCCCAATGCCGTCCTCCAGGGGATGGACTTTCGTCTGCGGTACCTTGTTGAAGGGCTCGTGACACATGGCATCGTGGTGCAGACGGAAATCCCGCAGCTGGTGCACGCTCTCGACAAGATGTGCGACtcggccaagctcaaggagcgGGTGGTGACGGCACTATTCAACGAAGAGCGCATCCGCGACATCAAGGGGATTATAACGG TCCGAGCACGGCAGCTGCGCAAGCGCCGCCTCAAGGTCGActcgcacctcgtcgaggtgtACAAGTGCCgcgtgacgccgacgaggattTGCCTGTccccgcccgagctcgacacctcgaacgacgcgctgcgcaaGCACAACGCGAACTCGGATCGATTTCTGCGCGTGCActttgccgacgaggacgaccggATCCAGAtcaacctcgccgtgctcgaggccgacaccgAGAAGCCGTACACCGGCCCAATTGCCC CCCTCGCCTCTGGTATTGTCATTGCTGGCCGCCACTACGTGTTCCTCGTGTacggcgcgtcctcggcccgcGAGCACACATGCTGGTTtgtggccgaggacgagagcaAAAACTTCACTGCAGAGGCCatccgcgcgcgcctcggcttTGACCAGATCACGCACAAAATTGTCGCCAAACACGCCGCGTACATGGGTCTG CCCTTCTCCGCCACACGTCCTGTCAGCATCGTGCTCGATATCCGATTAAAGATCCCAGACGTCAAGGAGAGGGCAACTGGAGT CCTCTACACTGATGGTGTTGGCCGGTGCGGCTACAAGGTCGCCCGGCAGGCCGCTCGCGAGTTCGGCATCCTCACGGGTGTCGACGCCCAGCCGTCGGCGATCCAATTCCACTGCGGCGGAATCAAGGGCGTCCTCTGCGTCTGCCCGCCGGAGATGTGCCGGCCGTCCGACGTCGTCTTCAGGCCATCGCAGATCAAGTTCGACTCCCACTCGTCCAAGCAGAAGTACGGTCTGAGTGTTGTGCAG ATTGCACAGTTCCGCCGAGCGTTCCTCGACCGACAGTTCACCCTGCTTCTGTCTCACCtaggcgtcgacgacaaggttTTCCGTAACCTCTACAACGAGGCCATTGAGGCAACACGTGGACTTTTGACTCGGTTCGTGGAGGGACGTCCCACTGAGCACGACCTCCAAGCTGCGGTCGGCCTGTGCGCAGTGCGCATTAAGGAGCTCGGTGCCGCTGGCTTCAACCGCAACCCGTTCTTGATCGACGTGTGCAAGGTCCTAGAGACGCGCCTTCTCTCCGACGTCAAATGGAAGGCGCGCATAGAGCTGAAGAAGGGAGTATATCTCATGG GCGTGGCCGACGAGTTTGGCGTCCTGGAGGAAGGCGAAGTCTTTTGCCAGTACGAGAACCCAGCCGACCCGACCGAAGGCCCGGTCGTCGTCAAGGGCCCGTGTGCCATCATgcgtgcgccggcgcacaACCCAGGTGACATTCAggtcgtcaacgccgtcgaCCACGAGAAGCTCCGTGACTTGAAGAATGTCATCGTCTTCGCCGTTCGTGGCAAGCCGCTGCCCCATAT GCTGTCTggtggcgacctcgacggtgACGACTACTCGCTCATCTGGGATCCACGCCTCCTGCCCAAGCTCCAGGAAGAGCCCGCCGCCTACGACGCAGTCAAGCCGTTCACTGTGAACAAGGTCACCATTGAGCACATCAAGTCTTTCTTCATAGACTTCCTCAAGAACGACATCCTTGGTCAGGTGTCAAGTGCCCATCTCGCCCATGCCGACCGCGTCGGCCCCCACACCGAGGTCTGCCGCACGCTGGCCAACCAGGCCAGTATTGCCGTCGACTTTCCCGAGACTGGCATGCCGGCCAAGATGGAGCCGCAATGGCAACCTCGCCGTTGGCCGCACTTCATGGGCAAGGAGTTGCAGGGCTCCAGTAAGAACAACTATGTCAGCCGGCGGATCCTGGGCCAGCTGTTCGATCTAGTCAGCCCCGACCCATCGTTCCAGCAAGTCGATATCGGGCAGCTGTCTGACGAGGATATTGCCGATGAGCGCATTGCACGGTACGAAGTCCCGCCATCCGTGCTCGACGATGCGTATCAGCTCAAGCAGTGG GTCATTGGGCTCATGAAGCGGTACCGCATCACCGAAGCCGAGActgtcggcggcatcgtccTTCTCaacccccggcgccgaggacaccGGGAGGACGACCTCCGCGACCCAGTCGAGCAGAACtaccgcgcgctcgccaacaacgtcctcgacgtcgcggacAAGTTCCTCTCCAAGCGCCGGTTCAAGGCCGCGGTGACTGCGCGACAGGTCTACGCTATTGCCGCTTACCAGATCACCTATGTCAAGCCCGTCATCAAGGCTGTCGAGGAGCGGCTGGGCGTCAAGAACCCGCTTGCCGAGATGCTGGACGCCACGTCGCTCTCGAGCGGGACGAGCGTGGCGCCGACCCCCGCGACTGTAACCCCAGCCGAGTCGGTCAAGGGCGACAACGCAAGCGTGATTGGCGATGCCGCACCGATTATCCCGCTTCGGCCCGTTCTGGTCCCTGC ACCCATGATCTCGTTCCCCTGGGTGTTCTGGGAGGCCTTGTGCGACCTGCCAACTGTGAAGCAGGGCAACGGCCCCCCCACCTAG
- the PPX1_0 gene encoding Serine/threonine-protein phosphatase PP-X isozyme 1 yields MASDLDKQIEQLKRCEIIPEAAVKELCLKAKEILMDEGNIQYVDSPVTICGDIHGQFFDLMELFKIGGQCPETNYIFMGDFVDRGFYSVETFLLLLILKVRYPDRITLIRGNHESRQITQVYGFYDECQRKYGSSNVWRYCTDVFDFLSLAAVVDGRILCVHGGLSPQLVRLDQIRAIDRKQEVPHEGVFCDLLWSDPDDISGWGMSPRGAGFLFGGDVVEGFCHNNDIELIARAHQLVMEGYKLMFGQKIVTVWSAPNYCYRCGNVASILELNEDLRQEYKVFEAAQPDVKSVPQKRPHMLEYFL; encoded by the exons ATGGCGTCCGACCTCGACAA GCAAATCGAGCAGCTGAAGCGATGTGAGATCATCCCCGAGGCGGCAGTCAAGGAGCTCTgcctcaaggccaaggagatCCTCATGGACGAGGGCAACATCCAGTATGTCGACAGCCCAGTCACT ATCTGCGGTGACATCCACGGCCAGTTCTTCGACCTCATGGAGCTGTTCAAGATCGGCGGCCAGTGTCCCGAGACAAACTACATCTTCATGGGCGACTTTGTCGACCGCGGCTTCTACTCTGTCGAGACGTTCCTCCTGCTCCTGATTCTTAAAGTCCGGTATCCCGACCGCATCACCCTCATCCGCGGCAACCACGAGTCGAGACAGATTACCCAGGTGTACGGGTTCTACGACGAGTGCCAGAGGAA ATACGGCAGCAGCAATGTGTGGAGATACTGCACCGACGTGTTCGACTTCCTCTCCCTCGCGGCCGTTGTCGACGGCCGGATATTGTGTGTGCACGGAGGGCTGTCGCCCCAGCTTGTGCGATTAGACCAG atccGCGCAATCGACAGGAAACAGGAAGTGCCCCACGAGGGCGTCTTCTGCGACCTGCTGTGGTCGGACCCCGACGACATCAGCGGCTGGGGCATGTCGCCAAGAGGCGCCGGCTTCCTGtttggcggcgacgtcgtcgagggcttCTGCCACAACAACGACATTGAGCTCATTGCGCGCGCACACCAGCTAGTCATGGAGGGCTACAAGCTCATGTTTGGGCAGAAGATTGTCACGGTGTGGAGTGCGCCAAACTACTGTTATAG ATGCGGAAACGTCGCGTCCATCCTCGAACTCAACGAGGACCTGCGGCAAGAGTACAAGGTGTTCGaggccgcccagcccgacgTCAAGAGCGTGCCCCAGAAGCGGCCCCACATGCTCGAGTACTTCCTCTag
- the NUP49 gene encoding Nucleoporin NUP49, whose protein sequence is MSFGFGKPAAPAATSVPSFSISAPSNGSPAPATSAFGSFGAKPAASGGLFGSTPAAPAAAAPAGSSLFGSANANAAAAPATGGLFGAPKPAATGFGGFGQQSTATPAAPAAGGLFGQQSTTAAAPAATGSLFSRMGNPPAQQPAATGGLFGQQQQQQQPAAGGLFGQQQQQQQQPAATGGLFGQASTTQPATGLFGAPKPATTGLFGGASTSQPVQQGSMFGQPQAAQQPPAGPAIPKLTRFADLPEQYQKEIERIENFINDRKQISASIATENIGRAIWQTSSDVKAASDESAAIAQGLQSLKHSLEQLATKVSSEAQDLQKLLETWEAAKPVDARYSEIRPLAHRDFPQEYFYRVAQSEQERVTRYKRTITMLTRAVTSLANDHDSLSPQVVAQTIQNNQQAILSLAGQLEGLQLRMNDLRTQYTDKYIEVTGSMRNPFEVAREEKGVSLLRA, encoded by the exons ATGTCGTTCGG CTTTGGAaagcccgcggcgccggcagcgacatccgtgccctccttctccatctccgcgccgagcaacggctcgcccgcgcccgcgacCAGCGCCTTTGGCTCGTTCGGCGCCAAGCCAGCGGCTTCAGGCGGGCTGTTCGGCAGCACTCCCGCTgccccggccgccgccgcgccggccggctcgtcgctcTTCGGCTcggccaacgccaacgccgccgctgctcccgcGACGGGCGGCCTGTTTGGTGCGCCCAagccggcggcgactggaTTCGGCGGCTTCGGACAGCAGTCGACGGCCACGCCTGCGGCTCCTGCAGCCGGCGGCCTCTTTGGACAgcagtcgacgacggcggctgcgccggcggccacggGCAGCCTGTTCTCGCGGATGGGCAACCCGCCTGcccagcagccagcggcgaCTGGCGGTCTGTttggccagcagcaacagcagcagcagccagcagccggTGGACTGtttggccagcagcagcagcaacagcaacagcctGCCGCCACTGGCGGCCTCTTTGGCcaggcgtcgacgacccaGCCCGCGACGGGCCTGTTTGGAGCGCCCAAGCCGGCAACAACAGGACTCTttggcggcgcgtcgacatCGCAGCCGGTCCAACAGGGATCCATGTTCGGTCAGCCtcaggcggcgcagcagcctcCTGCTGGGCCAGCCATCCCCAAGCTGACGAGGTTCGCCGACCTTCCGGAACAGTACCAGAAGGAGATTGAGAGGATAGA AAACTTCATCAATGACAGGAAGCAGATCAGTGCTAGCATCGCGACGGAGAACATTGGCCGGGCGATCTGGCAGACGTCGAGCGACGTCAAGGCCGCAAGTGAT GAATCAGCAGCGATCGCACAGGGCCTCCAGTCGCTCAAGCActcgctcgagcagctcgccacCAAGGTCTCCTCGGAAGCGCAGGACCTGCAGAAGCTCCTCGAGACGTGGGAGGCGGCCAAACCCGTCGACGCACGGTACTCTGAGATCCGACCCCTCGCGCACCGCGACTTCCCGCAGGA GTACTTTTACCGCGTGGCGCAGagcgagcaggagcgcgtCACGAGATACAAGCGCACGATCACGATGCTCACGCGCGCCGTCACCTCGCTTGCCAACGACCACGACAGCCTCAGCCCGCAGGTTGTCGCGCAGACCATCCAGAACAACCAGCAGGCCATCCTGTCGCTTGCTGGCCAGCTCGAGGGGCTGCAGCTCCGCATGAACGACCTGCGGACCCAGTACAC gGACAAGTACATCGAGGTGACGGGCTCGATGAGAAACCCGttcgaggtcgcgcgcgaggagaagggcgtgtcgctgctgcgcgcgtaG
- the mge1 gene encoding GrpE, mitochondrial, whose product MFARSVSTSLRQAVARPAVAYRAVAVRAYSAEADAAKPAAEGEQSADEKKIAELEAKVKELTKDIQYLRADYQTLTRRSADEKVKAQDFAIQSFAKALLSTADVLSTALKHVPQPIEKGTPLESFYTGVELTRKGLFQTFELNGVKPMEHPVGKQFDPNHHDATFQVPQEVAPKRADGSVRDKGEVIDVAKDGWLIKDRVLRPAQVGVVQME is encoded by the exons ATGTTCGCCCGCTccgtctcgacctcgctccgccaggccgtcgcccgccccgccgtcgcgtaccgcgccgtcgctgtgcGCGCGTACtctgccgaggcggacgccgccaagcccgccgccgagggcgagcagagcgccgacgagaagaagattgccgagctcgaggccaaggtcaaggagctGACC AAGGACATCCAGTACCTCCGCGCCGACTACCAGACGCTCACGAGGCGGTCGGCCGACGAAAAGGTCAAGGCCCAGGACTTTGCCATCCAGAGCTTTGCCAAGGCGCTGCTGTCGAccgccgacgtgctctcCACGGCGCTCAAGCACGTCCCCCAGCCGATCGAGAAGGGCACCCCCCTCGAGAGCTTCTACAcgggcgtcgagctcaccCGCAAGGGCCTGTTCCAGACGTTTGAGCTCAACGGCGTCAAGCCGATGGAGCACCCCGTCGGCAAGCAGTTCGACCCCAaccaccacgacgcgacgTTCCAGGTGCCCCAGGAGGTCGCGCCCAAGCGGGCAGACGGCAGCGTGcgcgacaagggcgaggtcaTCGACGTCGCCAAGGACGGATGGCTCATCAAGGACCGTGTCCTCCGCCCTgcgcaggtcggcgtcgtccagATGGAGTAA
- the fhaB gene encoding Filamentous hemagglutinin, translated as MAATATHIAPPPPLKRVTKTGIWGELTWQTEPVRQAPPPPPPPPPVLRQRVVPAPPRRPTRPPIVRTPRLSIIEEEVVRPPTPPPRPPRLERRRPPPAPPAVQQQQQQQQQLPPATPPSVRPSHVVGHPRPRLVTLKRRDREPPHRPLPKPPALAVDPHADAERYTPPPLVHDDTPPRTSSPASSDGSPQTPPTPTLPNLWFRPPPLDEPDAPRPVDEDDWGLGAHFALLKSG; from the exons ATGGCAGCTACAGCAACGCACattgcaccaccacccccactcaAGCGCGTGACGAAGACTGGCATCTGGGGCGAGTTGACATG GCAGACAGAGCCAGTCCGCCaggcgccgcctccgccccctccaccgccgccggtgctccgacagcgcgtcgtccccgccccgccacgGCGACCTACACGACCTCCGATCGTGCG AACACCGAGGCTGTCGATcattgaggaggaggtcgtgcGCCCGCCAACACCACCGCCCCGGCCACCTCGGCTCGAGCGACGAaggccaccaccagcaccgccggcggtgcagcagcagcagcagcagcagcagcagctcccaCCGGCAACACCCCCATCAGTACGACCATCGCACGTCGTGGGCcacccgcgcccgcggctCGTCACGCTCAAGCGGCGCGACCGCGAGCCGCCACACCGGCCACTGCCCAAGCCTCCTGCGCTGGCCGTAGacccccacgccgacgcggaacggtacacgccgccgccgctcgtgcacgacgacacgccgccacgAACGAGTTCCCCAGCAAGCTCGGACGGCAGCCCGCAgacaccgccgacgccgacgctgcccaACCTCTGGTtccggccgccgccgctcgacgagcccgatGCGCCCCGGCctgttgacgaggacgactggGGGCTTGGCGCGCACTTTGCCCTGTTAAAGTCAGGATAG
- the bglG gene encoding putative beta-glucosidase G: protein MVAVSLLDAATWLLGIIATAPEPHFAPESAATTAPARVPWPEARARAEALVANMTVVEKVNITSGVVGPCQANSGSVPRLGVPSLCYNDGPAGLRYTDFVTQFPSQFTTAMSFDRELVRGVVERYSAEFAGKGVNVQLGPLTGGPLGRSPFTGRNFEASSPDPYLSSTLSYVSIRGAQSSGLISCAKHYFLYEQDPVCSGPVTDDGHRTDCQQVHSLVDDKTVKELYLPSFAEAVRAGVGAVMCSYNQINDTPACQSDDAMNRILKKELNFQGFVLSDFGATHSTVESINAGMDQELPGTWFFGQRLIKALKDGKVKEKRLDDMVVRILTPWIAFGQADKWNEVNYQMYNLGDEVKVWGHTFRNQHVDPRREDSAEFARKAAEQSHVLLKNDGVLPLRKSVRRIALFGSDADYPITVSGCGPDMWCTTETKRMHWNGTVTIGGGSGATYPNYVVPPVEAISRRGRETGMRVDHVLRDEKAFYETIANVAIASEVCLVFVSVFQYESWDRSTLRLDRDGEDLIKHVEKKCAGDVVVVIHAGGQVLVEDWIDLPKVKGVIFAGYPGQETGNALANVLWGDVNPSAKLAFTMGRKESDWPPNNILRKVKKGHEPRLHFAEGLAIDYKWFDKHNIDPRFEFGFGLSYTKFKLEDLQVEAKHSPVQDTIQQTNEQHEGQYDLYDVLLEASVSVTNAGDVFGGEAPQLYMAFPDTEKGQPPRHLRGYTKVWLQPGETKRVTFPLRKKDLSVWDVKRQLWYIPKGLFTFSAGHSSRQLVLETRTGVEM, encoded by the exons atgGTCGCCGTGTCCCTACTCGACGCCGCAACATGGCTCCTGGGCATCATCGCGACCGCGCCGGAGCCCCACTTCGCCCCAgagtcggcggcgacgaccgcccccgcccgcgtcccctggcccgaggcgcgcgcgcgcgccgaggctcTAGTGGCCAACATGACCGTCGTCGAAAAGGTCAACATCACCTCGGGCGTCGTGGGACCATGCCAGGCCAACTCGGGCAGCGtgccgcgcctcggcgtcccgAGCCTGTGCTACAATGACGGAC CCGCGGGGCTGCGGTACACCGACTTCGTGACGCAGTTCCCGAGCCAGTTCACCACGGCCATGTCGTTTGAtcgcgagctcgtgcgcggcgtcgtcgagcgctACTCGGCCGAGTTTGCAGGCAAGGGTGTGAATGTGCAGCTTGGTCCG CTGACTGGCGGTCCCCTCGGCCGGAG CCCATTCACAGGCCGTAACTTCGAGGCATCCTCGCCGGACCCATACCTCTCCTCTACGCTCTCCTACGTGTCcatccgcggcgcgcagagcTCCGGCCTCATCTCGTGCGCCAAGCACTACTTCCTGTACGAGCAGGACCCGGTGTGCTCTGGCCCCGTGACGGATGACGGGCACAGGACAGACTGCCAGCAGGTCCACTCGCTCGTCGATG ACAAAACTGTCAAGGAGCTCTACCTTCCTTCCTTTGCCGAAGCCGTCcgcgcgggcgtcggcgcagtcATGTGCTCGTACAACCAGATCAACGACACGCCAGCATGCcagagcgacgacgcgatgaACCGCATCCTCAAGAAGGAACTCAACTTCCAGGGCTT CGTGCTGAGCGACTTTGGCGCGACACACTCGACGGTCGAGTCCATCAACGCCGGCATGGACCAGGAGCTGCCGGGCACATGGTTCT TTGGCCAGCGCCTCATCAAGgccctcaaggacggcaaggtcaaggagaagcgcctcgacgacatggttGTGCG CATCCTCACCCCGTGGATCGCATTCGGTCAGGCCGACAAGTGGAACGAGGTCAACTACCAGATGTacaacctcggcgacgaggtcaaaGTCTGGGGCCACACCTTCAGAAACCAGCATGTCGATCCAAGGAGGGAAGACAGCGCCGAGTTTGCGAGGAAGGCTGCCGAGCAGTCGCATGT CCTTCTGAAGAACGACGGCGTCCTCCCCCTCAGGAAGAGCGTGCGCCGGATCGCCCTCTTCGGCTCCGACGCAGACTACCCCATCACTGTGAGCGGCTGCGGGCCCGACATGTGGTGCACGACCGAGACAAAGCGGATGCACTGGAACGGAACTGTGACGATCGGCGGCGGGTCTGGCGCGACTTACCCCAACTATGTG GTGCCGCCCGTTGAGGCCATCTCCCGACGTGGACGTGAGACCGGCATGCGTGTTGATCACGTCCTGCGCGACGAGAAGGCGTTCTATGAGACTATCGCCAACGTCGCGATCGCGTCCGAGGTCTGCCTCGTGTTCGTCAGTGTGTTCCAGTACGAGAGCTGGGACCGGTCGACGCTGCGCCTCGAtcgtgatggcgaggacCTCATCAAGCATGTTGAGAAGAAGTgtgccggcgacgtcgtAGTCGTCATCCATGCTGGTGGCCAGGTTCTGGTTGAGGACTGG atTGACCTACCAAAGGTCAAAGGCGTCATCTTTGCTGGCTACCCCGGCCAGGAGACGGGCAATGCCCTCGCCAACGTCCTCTGGGGCGACGTGAACCCGTCTGCCAAGCTGGCTTTCACGATGGGCCGCAAGGAGTCTGACTGGCCGCCGAACAACATCCTGcgcaaggtcaagaaggGCCATGAACCGCGACTGCACTTTGCGGAGGGCCTCGCGATCGACTACAAGTGGTTTGACAAGCACAACATTGACCCTCGATTCGAGTTTGGCTTCGGGCTGAGCTACACCAAGTTCAAGCTCGAGGATCTCcaggtcgaggccaagcacTCGCCGGTGCAGGACACGATTCAGCAGACCAACGAGCAGCACGAGGGCCAGTACGACCTGTACGATGTGCTCCTTGAGGCTTCCGTCAGCGTCACCAACGCGGGTGACGTGTTTGGCGGCGAAGCACCGCAGCTCTACATGGCCTTCCCGGACACGGAGAAGGGCcagccacctcgccacctgCGTGGCTACACCAAGGTGTGGCTCCAGCCGGGCGAGACGAAGCGTGTGACGTTCCCTCTG CGCAAGAAGGACCTCTCGGTGTGGGACGTCAAACGCCAGCTGTGGTACATTCCCAAGGGATTGTTTACCTTTTCCGCGGGCCACAGTTCCCgccagctcgtgctcgagacGCGGACGGGCGTCGAAATGTAA
- the naa20 gene encoding N-terminal acetyltransferase B complex catalytic subunit naa20 yields MSLIRPFEATDILRFHAVNADPWTATYHNGYYASYVAQWPDLCYSVEGAFDDEVRAYMIAKDEPAPPDPQHHGHLTALSISPPYRGLGLARVFMAMLERLSSDGSAGWPRLPPPPSPANGDGDGEHPPPDATDCVDAFFVDLFVRCNNHRAIDMYEKLGYSVYRRVVDYYNGMEGVGSTRDELDGFDMRKSMPKDKDGSYVRANGRETLVSPEEVWA; encoded by the exons ATGTCCCTCATCCGCCCGTTTGAGGCGACCGACATCCTCCGCTTCCacgccgtcaacgccgacCCGTGGACCGCGACCTACCACAACGGGTACTATGCGAGCTATGTCGCGCAGTGGCCTGATCTGTGTTACAGCGTGGAAGGGgcgtttgacgacgaggtgcgggcGTACA TGATCGCAAAGGACGAGCCGGCCCCCCCAGACCCACAGCACCACGGGCACCTGACCGCGCTGTCCATCTCGCCGCCGTACCGTGGCCTCGGGCTGGCGCGCGTGTTCATGGCGATGCTGGAACGGCTGAGCTCGGACGGGAGCGCCGGGTGGCCGCGgttaccaccaccaccatcgccAGCAAacggcgacggtgacggcgagcacCCACCGCCCGACGCGACCGACTGCGTCGACGCGTTCTTCGTCGACCTCTTCGTGCGGTGCAACAACCACCGCGCGATTGACATGTACGAGAAGCTCGGGTACAGCGTGTACCGGCGAGTTGTGGA CTACTACAACGGCATGGAGGGCGTCGGGAGCAcacgcgacgagctcgacgggtTCGACATGCGCAAGTCGATGCCCAaggacaag GACGGGTCGTACGTCCGCGCCAACGGGCGCGAGACGCTCGTCTCCCCAGAAGAGGTGTGGGCATAG